CGACAGCTCCGGCATCGCTTCACTGGTGGAAGTTCTGATGAAGGCACGCAACAGCCGGAAGCGATTGGTCCTGTACGGGCTCAACAAGACGGTCCAGGAAGTCCTCCAACTGACCCGTCTGACCACGGTTTTCGAGATCCGGAAAACGGAAGAAGAAGCATTGCAGGTCTGAAAGTGTGGCGAGAGTTGTCCACGCGGCTGCACGAGTACATATCGAAACTTGCTGGCCGCAGCCTTAATGGAGCTTGGGGAGTTGAGCGCTGCTGAAAAAATCACGGCACTGCCTGACCGCGTTGGCGCTGCAACGTTGAATGGTGTGGCGTACGTGGGGGAATTGGCCCGCCTGACGGGCGAGTCCGCCTATGCCACGTTCATGGGGCCCTTCCGGGGGCAGCGGCTGCGCCCGCGGCGCGCTTTACATCAGGCCATGGAGGTGGGGGTGGGGGCCATTCCCATTGTGTCCCTCATCACCTTCTTCGTCGGCCTGATTATGGCGTTGCAGAGCGCCTATGAATTGCGGCGCCTGGGGGCCATCCAGTTCGTTGCCGACGCAGTCGCGATTTCGATTATCAGGGAACTGGGTCCTTTGATTACGGCCATTATCGTCATCGGCAGGTCAGGTTCTGCCTTTGCGGCTGAAATCGGCACCATGAAAGTGACCGAAGAGGTGGATGCGTTGGAAACCATGGCGCTGCGTCCGGTGGCCTTCCTGGTGGCGCCAAAGTTCCTGGCCATGATGGTGATGGTGCCGTGCCTCACCATCTGGGCGGATTTCATGGGGGTGATGGGCGGGTGCCTGTTTGGCGTGACCGGCGCCAGCTTTACCTTCATCTCCTATCTGCGGGCCACGCGCGACGCCCTGGTGGTAGGCGACATCACGACCGGTCTGGTGAAGAGCGCGCTGTTCGCCGTGGTGATCACCGCCGTCGGCTGCCAGGAAGGTTTCTCGACCGGGGCGGGCGCCGAGGAAGTGGGACGCTCCACGACGACAGCAGTGGTGAGGTCGATTTTTCTGGTGAT
The nucleotide sequence above comes from Terriglobia bacterium. Encoded proteins:
- a CDS encoding STAS domain-containing protein, producing MNAATRQQSGSTIVDVTGDIDMGTSPRLRKLLLECLSKTPRLVVNFSDVRYIDSSGIASLVEVLMKARNSRKRLVLYGLNKTVQEVLQLTRLTTVFEIRKTEEEALQV
- a CDS encoding ABC transporter permease encodes the protein MSAAEKITALPDRVGAATLNGVAYVGELARLTGESAYATFMGPFRGQRLRPRRALHQAMEVGVGAIPIVSLITFFVGLIMALQSAYELRRLGAIQFVADAVAISIIRELGPLITAIIVIGRSGSAFAAEIGTMKVTEEVDALETMALRPVAFLVAPKFLAMMVMVPCLTIWADFMGVMGGCLFGVTGASFTFISYLRATRDALVVGDITTGLVKSALFAVVITAVGCQEGFSTGAGAEEVGRSTTTAVVRSIFLVIAVDLLFTALFYLTNRG